The following coding sequences lie in one Streptomyces venezuelae genomic window:
- a CDS encoding haloacid dehalogenase-like hydrolase, whose protein sequence is MNLKRRCTAAAAVLAVAGAGLLGVQATAEATQHARPKAAKCPTLTVSEGWYGKNRARLQRMIDTYGQCGPQRHKGGAKPVATFDWDNTVIKNDIGDATMFWLLRNGKIRTPEHGDWHTTSRYLTDTAATALAKACPATRATLPTQRDTACADEILSVYTEGTTTSGKAAFAGFDHRRMEPQYAWLAQLTRGWSTREVKQFAAAARKENLAAPVGAEQKVGSHKVTGWVRYYDQQRDLIRTLKKAGFAVHVVSASPEPVAEVWGQAVGIDARHTLGIRNVTARGKLTAHLKGCGTVRDGDDSMITYIDGKRCWINKEILGVRGAAAEKVQPAARRQVFAAGDSDTDISFLRDATALRLVLNRNKNELMCRAYENGDGRWLVNPMFIEPKGRKADPYPCASTGYTERDGGQGPVRRTDGSVIPDQRDTVFGASTASSGPQD, encoded by the coding sequence ATGAACCTCAAGCGCCGCTGCACCGCCGCAGCCGCCGTGCTCGCCGTCGCGGGGGCGGGCCTCCTCGGCGTACAGGCCACCGCCGAAGCCACGCAGCACGCCCGGCCGAAGGCCGCGAAGTGCCCCACACTCACCGTCTCCGAGGGCTGGTACGGCAAGAACAGGGCGCGGCTCCAGCGCATGATCGACACGTACGGCCAGTGCGGGCCCCAGCGGCACAAGGGTGGCGCCAAGCCCGTCGCCACCTTCGACTGGGACAACACCGTCATCAAGAACGACATCGGCGACGCCACCATGTTCTGGCTGCTGCGGAACGGCAAGATCCGCACGCCCGAGCACGGCGACTGGCACACCACCAGCCGCTACCTCACCGACACCGCCGCCACGGCCCTCGCCAAGGCCTGCCCCGCCACCCGCGCCACCCTGCCCACCCAGCGCGACACCGCCTGCGCCGATGAGATCCTCTCCGTCTACACCGAGGGCACCACCACCTCCGGCAAGGCCGCCTTCGCCGGCTTCGACCACCGGCGCATGGAGCCGCAGTACGCCTGGCTCGCCCAGCTCACCCGCGGCTGGTCCACGCGCGAGGTGAAGCAGTTCGCGGCCGCCGCCCGCAAGGAGAACCTCGCCGCGCCCGTCGGGGCCGAGCAGAAGGTCGGCAGTCACAAGGTCACCGGGTGGGTGCGCTACTACGACCAGCAGCGTGACCTGATCCGCACGCTCAAGAAGGCCGGGTTCGCGGTCCACGTCGTCTCCGCGTCGCCCGAGCCGGTCGCCGAGGTGTGGGGCCAGGCCGTGGGCATCGACGCCCGCCACACCCTCGGCATCCGCAACGTCACCGCGCGCGGGAAGCTGACCGCGCACCTCAAGGGCTGCGGCACCGTCCGGGACGGCGACGACTCGATGATCACGTACATCGACGGCAAGCGCTGCTGGATCAACAAGGAGATCCTCGGCGTGCGCGGCGCGGCGGCCGAGAAGGTCCAACCGGCCGCGAGGCGACAGGTGTTCGCGGCGGGCGACTCCGACACGGACATCTCCTTCCTGCGCGACGCCACCGCGCTCAGGCTCGTCCTGAACCGCAACAAGAACGAACTGATGTGCCGCGCCTACGAGAACGGCGACGGACGCTGGCTGGTGAACCCCATGTTCATCGAGCCGAAGGGCCGCAAGGCCGACCCCTACCCCTGCGCCTCCACCGGATACACCGAACGGGACGGCGGACAGGGCCCGGTGCGCCGTACGGACGGCTCCGTGATCCCCGATCAGAGGGACACGGTGTTCGGGGCGTCGACGGCATCGTCAGGCCCACAGGACTGA
- the infC gene encoding translation initiation factor IF-3, producing the protein MSAEPRINDRIRVPEVRLVGPSGEQVGIVPLAKALELAQEYDLDLVEVAANARPPVCKLMDYGKFKYESAMKAREARKNQAHTVIKEMKLRPKIDPHDYDTKKGHVVRFLKQGDKVKITIMFRGREQSRPELGFRLLQRLASDVEDLGFIESNPKQDGRNMIMVLGPHKKKTEAMAEAREAQAARKADAKANPGRSQNSAEGEEPSEAPAEAPAEAPAEA; encoded by the coding sequence ATCAGCGCCGAGCCCCGCATCAACGACCGGATTCGCGTTCCCGAGGTGCGACTTGTCGGTCCCAGCGGCGAGCAGGTCGGGATTGTTCCGCTTGCCAAGGCCCTGGAGCTTGCGCAGGAGTACGACCTCGACCTGGTTGAGGTCGCGGCGAACGCCCGTCCGCCCGTGTGCAAGCTCATGGACTACGGGAAGTTCAAGTACGAGTCGGCCATGAAGGCCCGTGAAGCGCGCAAGAACCAGGCGCACACGGTCATCAAGGAGATGAAGCTCCGGCCGAAGATCGACCCGCACGACTATGACACCAAGAAGGGTCACGTCGTCCGGTTCCTCAAGCAGGGCGACAAGGTCAAGATCACGATCATGTTCCGTGGTCGCGAGCAGTCCCGCCCCGAGCTGGGCTTCCGACTGCTGCAGCGCCTCGCTTCGGACGTCGAGGACCTTGGGTTCATCGAGTCGAACCCGAAGCAGGACGGCCGAAACATGATCATGGTTCTCGGTCCGCACAAGAAGAAGACCGAGGCGATGGCCGAGGCCCGTGAGGCCCAGGCGGCCCGCAAGGCGGACGCGAAGGCCAACCCGGGCCGCTCGCAGAACTCCGCCGAGGGGGAGGAGCCCTCCGAGGCTCCCGCCGAGGCCCCGGCCGAAGCTCCCGCCGAGGCCTGA
- a CDS encoding aldehyde dehydrogenase family protein, producing MLQVLNPATEEVVASVPAATAADVDAAVARAARAQEKWAATAPADRARLLRRFATTVDEHIEELARLEVREAGHLIGNARWEAGNVRDLFDYAAGGAERLNGRQIPAPGGLNITVLEPLGVVGVIAPWNFPMPIAAWGTAPALAAGNAVILKPAETTPLTALRLAELALEAGLPEDLFQVLPGEGGVAGNALVEHPGVAKIVFTGSTRVGKQIMARCADRVKRLTLELGGKSPNIVFADADVEAAALAAPMAYLDNSGQDCCARTRVLVQRSVYDRFLEVVAPAVESIVVGDPTDEKTQMGPLISRTQLDRVRSHVTPGDGIHGTAPEGPGFWFPPTLLTDVDPDAPVATEEVFGPVAVVIPFDDEADAIRLANATDHGLSGSVWTRDVGRALRVSGAVRAGNLSVNSHSSVRYWTPFGGYKQSGLGRELGPDALTAFTETKNVFISTEA from the coding sequence TTGCTGCAGGTACTCAACCCGGCGACCGAAGAGGTCGTCGCGTCCGTCCCGGCCGCCACCGCCGCGGACGTCGACGCCGCCGTCGCACGGGCCGCCAGGGCCCAGGAGAAGTGGGCGGCCACCGCCCCCGCCGACCGCGCACGCCTCCTGCGCCGCTTCGCCACCACCGTCGACGAACACATCGAAGAGCTCGCCCGGCTTGAGGTCCGCGAGGCGGGCCACCTCATCGGCAACGCCCGCTGGGAAGCAGGCAACGTCCGCGACCTGTTCGACTACGCCGCCGGGGGAGCGGAACGCCTCAACGGCCGCCAGATCCCGGCCCCCGGCGGCCTCAACATCACCGTCCTCGAACCCCTCGGCGTCGTCGGCGTCATCGCCCCCTGGAACTTCCCGATGCCGATCGCCGCGTGGGGCACCGCCCCCGCCCTCGCGGCCGGCAACGCGGTCATCCTCAAACCCGCCGAGACCACCCCGCTCACCGCGCTCCGCCTCGCCGAACTCGCCCTCGAAGCAGGCCTGCCCGAAGACCTCTTCCAGGTCCTGCCCGGCGAGGGCGGAGTCGCGGGCAACGCGCTGGTCGAGCACCCCGGTGTCGCCAAGATCGTGTTCACCGGCTCCACGCGCGTCGGCAAGCAGATCATGGCCCGGTGCGCCGACCGCGTGAAGCGCCTGACCCTCGAACTCGGCGGCAAGAGCCCCAACATCGTCTTCGCCGACGCCGACGTGGAAGCGGCGGCCCTCGCCGCCCCCATGGCGTACCTGGACAACTCGGGACAGGACTGCTGCGCCCGCACCCGTGTCCTCGTCCAGCGCTCGGTGTACGACCGGTTCCTGGAGGTCGTCGCGCCCGCCGTCGAGTCCATCGTCGTGGGCGACCCGACCGACGAGAAGACGCAGATGGGACCGCTGATCTCCCGGACCCAGCTGGACCGCGTCCGCTCCCACGTCACCCCCGGCGACGGCATCCACGGGACGGCGCCCGAGGGCCCCGGCTTCTGGTTCCCGCCGACGCTGCTCACCGATGTCGACCCGGACGCGCCGGTCGCCACGGAGGAGGTCTTCGGGCCCGTCGCCGTCGTCATCCCCTTCGACGACGAGGCCGACGCGATCCGCCTCGCCAACGCCACCGACCACGGCCTGTCCGGCTCCGTCTGGACGCGCGACGTCGGGCGCGCCCTGCGCGTGTCCGGGGCGGTCAGGGCAGGCAACCTGTCCGTCAACTCGCACTCCAGCGTGCGCTATTGGACCCCGTTCGGCGGCTACAAGCAGTCCGGGCTCGGCCGCGAACTCGGCCCCGACGCACTCACCGCATTCACCGAGACCAAGAACGTCTTCATCAGCACGGAGGCCTGA
- a CDS encoding DUF2510 domain-containing protein — translation MSMSTPPGWYPDPHQPSVERWWDGSAWTEHRRTPEYAQAAPAQQGFGPPQATTSVMPVASGGGGGGRAKVVALGVAGVVLVGAIVAGAITLTGGDDDPQGGTPAPSTSAKDGPTPVASKDEESKSPTADPDPDTLVDDLNGITLPVPDGWEKDDDSFGSGATIQTPDIVDCPGDSGLCREGTVTSTTVTGKDETDPKALALGDIKDAADAAYDKDKLDQQPYGGITRHEKVKEGQVAVAGRTGYFVRWRVHTAKGDGGYVQSLSFASSVGSESMIMVRFSVGAGDGAPPVSVFDEITDGIRSVDDSATGGGVGNDVEPTP, via the coding sequence ATGAGCATGTCGACCCCGCCCGGCTGGTACCCGGACCCGCACCAGCCGTCCGTCGAGCGCTGGTGGGACGGTTCCGCCTGGACCGAGCACCGGCGCACTCCCGAGTACGCCCAAGCCGCCCCCGCACAGCAGGGGTTCGGGCCGCCGCAGGCCACGACGTCGGTCATGCCGGTGGCGTCGGGCGGCGGCGGAGGAGGCCGGGCGAAGGTCGTCGCGCTGGGCGTCGCCGGGGTCGTCCTCGTCGGAGCGATCGTCGCGGGCGCCATCACCCTCACCGGGGGCGACGACGACCCGCAGGGCGGCACACCGGCGCCGAGCACGTCCGCGAAGGACGGCCCGACGCCGGTCGCCTCGAAGGACGAGGAGTCGAAGTCGCCGACGGCCGACCCCGACCCGGACACCCTCGTCGACGACCTCAACGGCATCACGCTCCCCGTGCCCGACGGCTGGGAGAAGGACGACGACTCCTTCGGCAGCGGCGCGACCATCCAGACGCCGGACATCGTCGACTGCCCCGGCGACTCCGGCCTCTGCCGCGAGGGCACCGTCACGTCCACCACCGTCACGGGCAAGGACGAGACGGACCCCAAGGCCCTCGCCCTCGGCGACATCAAGGACGCGGCGGACGCCGCCTACGACAAGGACAAGCTGGACCAACAGCCCTACGGCGGCATCACCCGCCACGAAAAGGTCAAGGAAGGCCAGGTCGCGGTCGCGGGCCGCACCGGATACTTCGTGCGCTGGCGCGTCCACACGGCGAAGGGCGACGGCGGATACGTCCAGTCGCTGTCCTTCGCGTCGAGCGTCGGCTCCGAGTCGATGATCATGGTCCGCTTCAGCGTCGGCGCGGGCGACGGCGCGCCGCCCGTCTCCGTCTTCGACGAGATCACCGACGGGATCCGCTCGGTCGACGACAGCGCGACGGGCGGCGGCGTGGGCAACGACGTGGAGCCGACGCCGTAG
- a CDS encoding 3-oxoacyl-ACP reductase, with the protein MTENICRRLVGRTAVITGAGSGIGLATARRLASEGANVVCGDIDETAGKAAADEVGGTFVKVDVTDAEQVEALFKTAFDTYGSVDIAFNNAGISPPDDDSILDTGLEAWKRVQDVNLTSVYLCCKAAIPYMRRQGKGSIINTASFVARMGAATSQISYTASKGGVLAMSRELGVQFAREGIRVNALCPGPVNTPLLQELFAKDPERAARRLVHIPVGRFAEAEEMASAVAFLASDDSSFVNATDFLVDGGLTGAYVTPL; encoded by the coding sequence ATGACAGAAAACATCTGCCGCCGCCTCGTGGGCCGCACCGCCGTCATCACCGGCGCCGGCAGCGGCATCGGCCTCGCCACCGCGCGCCGCCTCGCCTCCGAGGGCGCCAACGTGGTCTGCGGCGACATCGACGAGACCGCGGGCAAGGCCGCCGCGGACGAGGTGGGCGGGACCTTCGTGAAGGTCGACGTCACCGACGCCGAGCAGGTCGAGGCGCTCTTCAAGACGGCCTTCGACACCTACGGATCCGTCGACATCGCGTTCAACAACGCGGGCATCTCGCCGCCGGACGACGACTCCATCCTCGACACCGGCCTGGAGGCCTGGAAGCGCGTTCAGGACGTCAACCTCACCTCCGTCTATCTGTGCTGCAAGGCCGCCATCCCCTACATGCGGCGCCAGGGCAAGGGCTCCATCATCAACACCGCGTCGTTCGTGGCCCGCATGGGCGCGGCGACCTCGCAGATCTCCTACACCGCGTCCAAGGGCGGCGTCCTCGCCATGTCCCGCGAGCTCGGCGTGCAGTTCGCCCGCGAGGGCATCCGCGTCAACGCGCTCTGCCCGGGGCCGGTCAACACCCCGCTCCTCCAGGAGCTGTTCGCCAAGGACCCCGAGCGCGCCGCCCGCCGCCTCGTGCACATCCCCGTGGGCCGTTTCGCCGAGGCCGAGGAGATGGCGTCCGCGGTGGCGTTCCTCGCCAGCGACGACTCCTCGTTCGTGAACGCGACGGACTTCCTCGTCGACGGTGGCCTCACGGGGGCGTACGTCACGCCGCTCTAG
- a CDS encoding haloacid dehalogenase-like hydrolase has product MRNRNILALTLAAAATLAAVPAALPAAAATAAHPANSRTARGDCPQLSKKLEWYGNNRTKLQRTIDERGTCANPDLGHGKSKRPVAAFDWDNTITKNDVTDATIAWSLRHDKILRPKSWKSTSKWMTDDADRALTEACGTKVPVGKPLPTSRNAACADEIFEVREDGKTMSGAPAFAGEWDHRHTVPQYAWVPQLFAGHTVPELESYAAKARKEALAAPIGATQTVGTHEIPGYVRYYDQQRDLIRTLKKAGFDVYIVSAGSEPVTEVWSKGVGIDRAHTVAIRSVLDRKGRISTWNEGCGGVPRNKGEAIPYIDGKRCWINQEIFKIKGKKAWDKQDFRHRIALGGGDADTDVTFVGDATGAHLVLNRNKSEFMCRAYDNADGRWVVNPMFIEPLPRKDGTYPCSTAAYNEHDGSKGPVLREDGSVVPDQGDSVHASSVPR; this is encoded by the coding sequence ATGCGTAACAGAAACATTTTGGCGCTGACTCTGGCCGCGGCCGCCACCCTGGCGGCCGTGCCCGCAGCACTCCCCGCGGCCGCCGCCACGGCCGCGCACCCCGCGAACTCCCGCACCGCGCGCGGCGACTGCCCGCAGCTGTCGAAGAAGCTGGAGTGGTACGGAAACAACCGCACCAAGCTCCAGCGGACCATCGACGAGCGCGGCACCTGCGCGAACCCGGACCTCGGGCACGGGAAGAGCAAGCGCCCGGTCGCCGCGTTCGACTGGGACAACACCATCACGAAGAACGACGTCACCGACGCGACCATCGCCTGGTCGCTGCGGCACGACAAGATCCTGCGCCCCAAGAGCTGGAAGTCCACCAGCAAGTGGATGACCGACGACGCGGACCGCGCGCTCACCGAGGCGTGCGGCACGAAGGTGCCCGTCGGCAAGCCGCTGCCCACTTCCAGGAACGCCGCCTGCGCCGACGAGATCTTCGAGGTCCGCGAGGACGGAAAGACGATGAGCGGCGCCCCCGCGTTCGCGGGGGAGTGGGACCACCGGCACACCGTCCCGCAGTACGCCTGGGTGCCGCAGCTCTTCGCCGGGCACACCGTCCCCGAGCTGGAGTCGTACGCCGCGAAGGCCCGCAAGGAGGCGCTCGCCGCGCCCATCGGCGCGACGCAGACCGTCGGCACGCACGAGATCCCCGGCTACGTCCGCTACTACGACCAGCAGCGCGACCTGATCCGCACCCTCAAGAAGGCCGGCTTCGACGTCTACATCGTCTCGGCGGGCTCGGAGCCGGTGACGGAGGTCTGGTCGAAGGGTGTCGGCATCGACCGCGCGCACACCGTCGCCATCCGCTCCGTCCTGGACCGCAAGGGCCGCATCAGCACCTGGAACGAGGGCTGCGGCGGCGTCCCCCGCAACAAGGGCGAGGCCATCCCGTACATCGACGGCAAGCGCTGCTGGATCAACCAGGAGATCTTCAAGATCAAGGGCAAGAAGGCCTGGGACAAGCAGGACTTCAGGCACCGCATCGCTCTCGGCGGCGGCGATGCCGACACGGACGTGACGTTCGTCGGCGACGCCACGGGCGCGCACCTCGTCCTGAACCGCAACAAGAGCGAGTTCATGTGCCGGGCGTACGACAACGCGGACGGCCGCTGGGTCGTGAACCCCATGTTCATCGAACCGCTGCCGCGGAAGGACGGCACCTACCCGTGCTCGACGGCCGCGTACAACGAGCACGACGGGAGCAAGGGGCCTGTGCTGCGCGAGGACGGTTCCGTCGTGCCTGACCAGGGCGATTCGGTGCATGCGTCTTCCGTGCCCCGATAG
- a CDS encoding DUF1844 domain-containing protein produces MSDATPTPESAAPGPDSPDFDTLTRDIADVPAVEVITTVAVHLMSAAAVNLGLAEGGEGHKDLDEARKLIHSLAGLLDASATEVSSFHAAPLRDGLKSLQLAFREASVVPDEPGQGPGEKYTGPVFG; encoded by the coding sequence ATGAGCGACGCGACCCCCACCCCCGAGTCCGCGGCCCCCGGGCCCGACTCCCCCGACTTCGACACCCTGACCCGTGACATCGCGGACGTCCCCGCGGTCGAGGTGATCACCACGGTGGCGGTCCACCTGATGAGCGCCGCCGCGGTGAACCTCGGTCTCGCCGAGGGCGGCGAGGGCCACAAGGACCTGGACGAGGCCCGCAAGCTGATCCACTCGCTGGCCGGTCTGCTCGACGCGAGCGCCACCGAGGTCAGCTCGTTCCACGCGGCTCCGCTGCGCGACGGCCTGAAGTCGCTGCAGCTGGCGTTCCGCGAGGCGTCGGTGGTGCCGGACGAGCCCGGTCAGGGCCCCGGCGAGAAGTACACGGGCCCGGTCTTCGGCTGA
- the rplT gene encoding 50S ribosomal protein L20, translating to MARVKRAVNAHKKRRAILEAASGYRGQRSRLYRKAKEQVTHSLVYNYNDRKKRKGDFRQLWIQRINAAARANGITYNRFIQGLKAANIEVDRKILAELAVNDENAFAALVEVAQKALPSDVNAPKAA from the coding sequence GTGGCACGCGTCAAGCGGGCAGTCAACGCCCACAAGAAGCGTCGGGCGATCCTCGAAGCGGCCAGCGGCTACCGCGGCCAGCGTTCGCGCCTGTACCGCAAGGCCAAGGAGCAGGTCACCCACTCCCTGGTCTACAACTACAACGACCGCAAGAAGCGCAAGGGCGACTTCCGTCAGCTGTGGATCCAGCGCATCAACGCCGCTGCCCGCGCCAACGGCATCACCTACAACCGCTTCATCCAGGGTCTGAAGGCCGCCAACATCGAGGTGGACCGCAAGATCCTCGCGGAGCTGGCCGTCAACGACGAGAACGCGTTCGCCGCGCTCGTCGAGGTTGCGCAGAAGGCGCTGCCGTCGGACGTCAACGCCCCCAAGGCGGCGTGA
- the mycP gene encoding type VII secretion-associated serine protease mycosin produces the protein MRGSAEGERVRRVRRPLVAAALAAATALVPVTATTAHADDGIRAQQWALDALHTGRAWQTTKGQGITVAVLDTGIDDEHPDLEGNVLEGTDMVGFGAGRGDRPWARHGTAMAGIIAGHGHGEGRADGVLGVAPEAKILPIRVILEDGDPARKKARNTRGNALAEGIRWAADHGADVINLSLGDDSKSAHPEPAEDAAVQYALKKGVAVVASAGNGGERGDHISYPAAYPGVIAATAVDENGARASFSTRRWYATVAAPGDDIVIADPDRKYYEGWGTSAASAFVSGAVALIRAAHPGLKPAQIKEVLEDTARDAPSGGRDDSRGFGLIDPAAALDRAARTEPQGQRTATYGTKYFGSGPDATASDDGPAGWVGPVAGALGIGLLALAVHLWRTRPRTSRRA, from the coding sequence ATGAGGGGCTCCGCGGAAGGAGAGCGTGTGCGGAGGGTGCGCCGCCCCCTCGTCGCGGCCGCCCTCGCCGCCGCCACGGCACTCGTCCCCGTCACCGCCACGACCGCCCACGCCGACGACGGCATCCGCGCCCAGCAGTGGGCCCTCGACGCCCTGCACACCGGCCGGGCCTGGCAGACCACGAAGGGCCAGGGCATCACCGTCGCCGTCCTGGACACCGGCATAGACGACGAGCACCCCGACCTCGAGGGCAACGTCCTCGAAGGCACCGACATGGTGGGCTTTGGTGCGGGTCGCGGCGACCGGCCCTGGGCCAGGCACGGCACCGCCATGGCGGGCATCATCGCGGGCCACGGACACGGGGAGGGCCGCGCGGACGGCGTGCTCGGCGTCGCGCCCGAGGCCAAGATCCTGCCGATCCGCGTGATCCTCGAAGACGGCGACCCCGCCCGCAAGAAGGCCCGCAACACGCGCGGCAACGCCCTCGCCGAAGGCATCCGGTGGGCCGCGGACCACGGCGCCGACGTCATCAACCTCTCCCTCGGCGACGACTCCAAGTCCGCCCACCCCGAACCGGCCGAGGACGCCGCCGTCCAGTACGCCCTGAAGAAGGGCGTCGCCGTCGTCGCCTCCGCGGGCAACGGCGGCGAGCGCGGCGACCACATCTCGTACCCCGCCGCCTACCCCGGCGTCATCGCCGCGACGGCCGTCGACGAGAACGGCGCCCGCGCCTCCTTCTCCACCCGCCGCTGGTACGCCACCGTCGCGGCCCCCGGCGACGACATCGTCATCGCCGACCCCGACCGCAAGTACTACGAGGGCTGGGGCACCAGCGCCGCCTCCGCGTTCGTATCGGGCGCCGTCGCCCTGATCCGCGCCGCGCATCCCGGCCTGAAGCCCGCACAGATCAAGGAGGTGCTGGAGGACACGGCCCGCGACGCACCCTCCGGCGGCCGCGACGACTCCCGGGGCTTCGGCCTGATCGACCCGGCGGCCGCGCTGGACCGCGCCGCGCGGACCGAGCCGCAGGGGCAGCGCACGGCGACGTACGGCACGAAGTACTTCGGCAGCGGCCCGGACGCGACAGCGTCCGACGACGGTCCCGCGGGCTGGGTGGGCCCCGTGGCCGGCGCCCTCGGCATCGGCCTCCTGGCCCTGGCGGTCCACCTCTGGCGCACCAGGCCGAGGACCTCCCGACGCGCCTGA
- the rpmI gene encoding 50S ribosomal protein L35 encodes MPKNKSHSGASKRFKVTGSGKVLRERAGKRHLLEHKSSRLTRRLTGNAEMAPGDAKKIKKLLGK; translated from the coding sequence ATGCCGAAGAACAAGTCGCACAGCGGTGCCAGCAAGCGCTTCAAGGTCACCGGCTCCGGCAAGGTGCTCCGTGAGCGCGCCGGCAAGCGCCACCTGCTCGAGCACAAGTCGTCCCGTCTGACGCGTCGCCTCACCGGCAACGCCGAGATGGCCCCGGGCGACGCCAAGAAGATCAAGAAGCTTCTCGGCAAGTGA
- a CDS encoding amino acid deaminase/aldolase: MTARAADRATDRARYDRATAHLDAPVAVVDLDAFDANADDLVRRAGGKPIRVASKSVRCRALLERVLARDGFAGIMSFTLRESLWLARSGFDDVLLAYPSADRAGFAELAGDPKLAASVTVMVDDPAQLRLIDDARDGGSEEVRVCLELDTSFKALGGKVRIGALRSPLHSPAQVAALARAIERRPGFRLVGVMAYEGHVAGVGDAVEGHPARSRAVRLMQTAARKELAARRAETIAAVRAVAPDLEFVNGGGTGSVQHTAAERAVTEIAAGSGLFVPRLFDNYTSFSGRPAALFAQPVVRRPGPGTVTVLGGGYPASGVAGTDRSPEPYLPEGLRYDAQEGAGEVQTPLHGPPADDLRIGDKVWFRHAKAGELCERFETLHLVEGDRVTGSVPTYRGEGHTFL; this comes from the coding sequence ATGACTGCCCGTGCCGCAGACCGTGCCACCGACCGGGCCCGTTACGACCGGGCCACCGCACACCTCGACGCCCCCGTCGCCGTCGTCGATCTGGACGCCTTCGACGCCAATGCCGACGATCTCGTGCGGCGGGCCGGGGGCAAGCCGATCCGGGTCGCCAGCAAGTCCGTGCGCTGCCGCGCCCTGCTCGAACGGGTCCTCGCCCGCGACGGTTTCGCCGGGATCATGTCGTTCACGCTCAGAGAGTCCCTGTGGCTGGCCCGCTCCGGCTTCGACGACGTGCTGCTCGCCTACCCCTCGGCCGACCGCGCCGGTTTCGCGGAGCTGGCCGGCGACCCCAAGCTCGCCGCCTCGGTGACCGTCATGGTCGACGATCCGGCGCAGCTGCGGTTGATCGACGACGCCAGGGATGGCGGGAGCGAGGAAGTGCGGGTCTGTCTGGAACTGGACACCTCCTTCAAGGCGCTGGGCGGCAAGGTGCGGATCGGCGCGCTCCGCTCACCGCTGCACTCGCCCGCGCAGGTCGCCGCGCTGGCCCGCGCCATCGAGCGGCGGCCCGGCTTCCGGCTGGTGGGCGTCATGGCGTACGAGGGACATGTCGCGGGCGTGGGCGACGCGGTCGAAGGGCATCCGGCGCGCTCGCGGGCGGTCCGTCTCATGCAGACCGCGGCCCGCAAGGAGCTCGCCGCGCGCCGCGCGGAGACGATCGCCGCGGTGCGGGCGGTCGCGCCGGACCTGGAGTTCGTGAACGGCGGCGGCACCGGCAGCGTGCAGCACACCGCAGCCGAGCGGGCCGTGACGGAAATCGCCGCCGGATCGGGGCTTTTCGTGCCGCGGCTCTTCGACAACTACACGTCGTTCAGCGGGCGTCCGGCCGCGCTGTTCGCGCAGCCCGTGGTGCGGCGGCCAGGACCGGGAACCGTGACGGTGCTCGGCGGCGGCTATCCGGCGTCGGGCGTCGCGGGCACGGACCGCTCGCCGGAGCCGTACCTCCCCGAGGGGCTGCGGTACGACGCGCAGGAGGGCGCGGGTGAGGTGCAGACGCCGCTGCACGGGCCGCCCGCGGACGACCTGCGGATCGGCGACAAGGTGTGGTTCCGGCACGCCAAGGCCGGGGAGTTGTGCGAGCGGTTCGAGACGCTGCACCTGGTCGAGGGCGACCGGGTGACGGGGAGCGTGCCGACGTACCGCGGCGAGGGCCACACCTTTCTCTGA
- a CDS encoding SseB family protein → MANTANKNIPDPGFSDDDGTADPRLAAALAGWAADRTAHGPVLEALVGARLLVPVVAVLGEVEEDENGLRREKTSDMAVPTLKAGDRKALPAFTSIEALALWDPAARPVAVPLHQALQAAAHEQADTIVLDLAGPVPYELGRSALLALAEGRASADPLADPAVTEAVRAAVAAEPAVLRAHLGPGSADGTLALVLDPAADQAEAAQRVARRIAADETLRARLVRGLDLALLPAEATPPGEPLYVRK, encoded by the coding sequence ATGGCGAACACGGCGAACAAGAACATTCCCGACCCCGGCTTCTCCGACGACGACGGGACCGCCGATCCCCGGCTGGCCGCCGCGCTCGCCGGGTGGGCCGCGGACCGCACGGCCCACGGGCCCGTCCTTGAGGCTCTTGTCGGAGCCAGGCTCCTCGTGCCGGTCGTCGCCGTGCTCGGCGAGGTCGAGGAGGACGAGAACGGGCTGCGCCGCGAGAAGACCAGCGACATGGCCGTCCCCACCCTCAAGGCCGGCGACCGCAAGGCGCTGCCCGCGTTCACCTCCATCGAGGCCCTCGCGCTCTGGGACCCGGCCGCCCGCCCCGTCGCCGTACCGCTCCACCAGGCGCTCCAGGCCGCCGCCCACGAGCAGGCCGACACCATCGTCCTCGACCTCGCGGGCCCCGTCCCCTACGAACTGGGACGCTCCGCGCTGCTCGCCCTCGCCGAGGGCCGCGCCAGCGCCGACCCGCTCGCCGACCCCGCCGTCACCGAAGCGGTCCGTGCCGCCGTCGCCGCCGAGCCCGCCGTGCTCCGTGCCCACCTCGGCCCCGGCAGCGCGGACGGCACCCTCGCCCTCGTCCTCGACCCCGCCGCCGACCAGGCCGAGGCAGCCCAGCGCGTGGCCCGGCGGATCGCCGCCGACGAAACACTGAGGGCCCGCCTGGTGCGCGGCCTCGACCTGGCACTCCTGCCGGCCGAGGCGACGCCACCGGGCGAGCCCCTCTACGTACGCAAGTGA